A stretch of DNA from Micromonospora peucetia:
CCCTTCTCGACCTCAACCGCTTCAAAGAGATCAACGACGAACACGGCCACACCGCCGGGGACCTCGTGCTCTGCCAGGTAGCGAACACCCTGACAGCGCTCGACCTTTCGCGCGCGAAGGTCGGTCGAATGGGAGGCGATGAGTTCATGATCATCACCGACGACGGCATGCAGACCGCCCGGATCAACGCCAAGGCCGCCGCTCAGGCTCTCGACGCAGCGACGGTCGCCCTCGGGGAAACGAACTTCGGTTGTTACGCCAGTCTCGGGCTCGCCCTCGCGGACCACAACGAGGTGACCGCCGCCGACCTACTCAGCCGAGCAGACGCAGCCATGTACGCGGCCAAGCGACGCGGCGGAGGCGTCAAGGAGTGGCACCCCAACATCGGCGCGACCGTCACCACGAAGCGCCCTAAGCAGCGCCGCCGCTACCGGTAGCCGGCATCCGTTCGGATGGCCCGAAGCACTGAATAGGCCTCCGGCCACCCGGACGAAAAAGCCCTCAGCGGTCAAGCAACAGGTGTTCGAGCGGGACAGCGAACCCCGCTCGAACACCCCACCAAACCCCACAGCAGGAGTCCCCCATGACAGCACCAGCCGGCCCCACCATGCTCCTACCAACCCTGCCCGCCGACCAGCGCACACGGCACATCATTCACCTGCTCAACACTGCCCGACGCCGCATGGCACAGGCGCTCACCGTCCTGCACCTCTGCGAGCACGCCCCGACGTGGCCCACCACACGCATCAACAACACCGCCGCCGCCATCGAGCTGCGCGCCGCCACCGTCGCCCTGATCAAGTACGCCCGCCGCCACCGCTGCGACGCCTGCAACCCCGGCCGCATGCGCCACACCCTGCGCCTGGCCGCCCTCCTGCTCGACCTCTGGCAGAGCAGCAAACACCACGCGCAGCGACCCGACCTGTACTCCATCACGCTCGCCCACCGCGCCGAACGGCTCTTCGGCGATACCGCCGGATGGGTCACCACCGGCGACCACCGCCGCCTCCTCGGTCAAACCGACTGATCGACGCGCCGCCCGGCCGCCAACTCGGCGGCCGGGCCGCCGCACCGCGACGGCATCAACGCGCGTCGAGCACGCCGCCGCCGGCTACCGCTCCCGCCCCTCACCCCCACGACGAACGGAAGGCAGAACCTTGAGTCCCCTCAGCCGCGCCGATCGGATCACCATCGCTCACGTCTGCCAGGACTGGGCTCCCACCTATCACAACGGCCCGTTCAACTTCTCCACCGCTGAGACCGTTCGCTACCTCGCCGACGGCCACCTAGAAGCCCTCACCGACCGGCACGGCCGAGACACGATCTGGCGCGCAGTCGCCGCACACCTCGCCGCCCACCCCGACACCCTCACCGCGCCCCGCACCACCCAAGCGCTGCGCGATCAGCGCCGCGCCGAGCGCGCCGCCCGCGCCGCCGCATACCTGGACGCGGCCCGCGACCACCACCGCCGGGACCTGCCGTACGAAGCACTCGCCCTCATCGACCGCGCCGAGCTGCGCTCGCCCTCGTACGACAACTTCGACCGCTTCCGCGCCAGCGTGCACCGCAAGTTCCCCCCGTACGCCCCTACCAACCTGGACGGGACCGAACTGCGCTACCGCCGCACCCTGCCCCTGGCCAACCCCACAGCGCCCGTCGCCTTCCACGGCGCGCGAGAGCAGCAATGGGTCTACCCCGGTCGACAGGTCATCGTCGGTCCCTGGCCCACCCCGACCCCCGAGCAGTGCACCGCAGTGGAACAGGACGGACTCTGGCTGGACGAAGGAACCGCCCTCGTATGCGTCGGCTGCGGGCTGGACATGACCTGATCCGCACTCGCCTTCCGCTCAGCCGCCGGCCGCCGGGCCGGCGGCTGACGCCGTGTCGTCCACCAGGCCCCCGCGCAAAGAGTTGTCCGCCGCGCGGGGACGGCCGCGACGACGCGGCACCACCGCGCCGAGCTGCGCGACGCGCTCCCGCACCCCTGCCCCGTCCGCCATGCGCCGCAGCGCTCGCACCCTACTGACGTCCATTCCGGACAACTCAGCGGCCAACGCGTCATCACGCAGAACCGCCGCCAGGACCACCACCGCCAACTCATGCGCCGCCGTCGCGTCGCGGACCTCCCCGTCGAGCTTCGCCAGCACCTCAGCGCGCCGCTGCGCGACCTCAGCGACCGCCGCCCCGAACTGCGCGACCGCCCGCACCGCACGCCGCTCCACCTCTTGCCGCGCCCTCAGCGCGCGGACCGCATCATTCCCCGTTTGACTCGCCATGCAACGACCGTATCGACATTCCACGACCACCAACACATTCCCAGCCCATCAATCTGCCAATTCGTTCGACAGTAGCCGCAATTCCAGAACTCATTTGCCAACCACTCCCCACCTAGCCACACGTACACCTGCCTGCCCAAACACACTTATCATGATCATCTAGCCACCTTGGATGCGATACACCCTCTTGCATTCTCTGTAGCCGCTAATGGTGTTGATCTTCTACGGTTTCGGCATGTTGGCCATCACGCGTATCTCGCCGGGCAGCGGATACCGGTACGTGATGGAACAGGTCGCCGCCGGACGGCACGACCTGCGCGCCCCGACCAGCGATGACCCCACCGCCTACTACACCGACCCCACCGCGCGAGGCGAGAGTCCTGGGTGGTGGGCCGGTGACGGCGCCGCGGTGCTGGGCGTGAGCGGTTGGGTCACCGAGAGGCAGATGCGTCTGCTCATCGGTGAAGGCCGGCATCCGCGCGTCGGCCATCAGCTCGGGCAGCGGTGGCGCACCTACGCGCCGCAGACCGACGAGTACCGGGCTGCCGCCGCACAGCGGGCGCTGGACCTTCTCCCGCCGGATGCGACGGTCGAGCAGCGCGACAAGGCGTGGTACGACGCGATGACCGCCCCGGAACGCCGAGCCGTCTCCGGGTACGACGTCACCGTATCCCCGGTCAACAGCGTGTCGTTGCTGTGGGCCTTCGGGGATGACGACGTCAAACGCGACGTCATGGCCGCCCACCACGCCGGTGTCCGCGCGGTGCTCGCTCACCTTCAACGCCACGGCGCCTACGCCCGCGCCGGCGCCGGCGGTGTCCGGCAGCTCGACACCGCCGGCCTGGCGGCCATGGTCTTCGACCACCGCCTCAGCCGCGCACGCGACCCCCAACTGCACGCGCACATCGTCATCAGCGCCAAGGTCCTCGCCCACACCCACGACGCAGACCCCCAATGGCTGGCACTGGACGGCAAGGCCCTCTACCGCGCCGCGATCGGCGCCCGGATCGCCTACGAACGCGCGATCGAAGCCGAGCTAGGCAACCGCCGCGGCATCACCTTCGCACCCCGCCCCGACTCCGAGATCCGCGAAATCGTCGGCATCAGCGACGCGTCTCTGCGCCACTACGCCAAACGCCGTACCGCCATCACCGAACACCTCCAGCACACCCCGAACCCGCAACAGCGCACCTCGGACCGAGGATGGCGTGCGCGGGCGCAGCACGCCACCCTGCGGACCCGCCGACCACACAAGGGCGCCGAGTCCACGCACGAGGCGGTGCGGCGGTGGCTTGCCGAAGACCGCAAGGCTGGCCTCGACACCAATGGTCAGGTCGACCGTCTGCTCGCCGGCCACGCCCACGACAACACCGCCGACACCGCGGCCAGGGTGCTGCGCCGTGCCCGGCGGATCGCTGGGAGCGCCGCTGCCGTGGACGAGGCCGTGTTGCGGGCCGCCGCCGCCCAGCTCCGCGTTCCGCGCGCTCACTGGCCGCGCGTCCTCGACGCCGCCGTGCGCGCCGACGAACGCCTCGCGGTCGCCCGCGCCGTGCACACCCTCAGCCGCGAACGCGCCGTCTTCAGCCCCGACCACCTCGAACTCGCCATCGGCCGAACCCTCGGCATCACCCCGGGCCACTCCCCCACCGACGACTGGCGACGCGTGCAGCAGCTCGCCACCACAGCCGTCACCCAGCACGCCGCGGGCCTGCGCGTCCTCACACCTCCCGCGCTCCTGCAGTGGGGCCCCAACCTGCGACGCGCCAGCGACCAGCACAGCGAATACACCCGCCACCGCGACCTTCACCTGACCACCCGTAGCGTCCTGGCCGCCGAGCACCACGTCATCGCCTACGCACGCCGACGCGGCGCCCGACCCGCACCCACCCACGCCATCAACGCCGCCATCACCGAATCGAACCTGCGGGGCGAGAAGACCGACGTCCTACGGTTCATCGTCGGTGACGACCGCCGCGTCACCGGCGTCATCGGCCCTGCCGGCAGCGGCAAGACCCACCTGCAACGGGCCGTCGTCGCCGCCGCGGCCCGCGCGGGAGTACCCGTGCTCGGTCTCACCGTCGGCCAGGCCGCCGCGAACCTGCTCGCCGACGCCACCCGTCGACCCGGCGGCACGGCGCTGCGTACCGAGAACATCGCCCGGTGGCTGCACGCCCGACAGCGGCCACCCGCCGGCACCAGCGCCCGCGACTGGCAGTTCGCGCCAGGACAGTGGGTCATCATCGACGAGGCGTCCCAGGTCTCCAGCCACGACCTCGCCCGCCTCACCCTCCAACTCGACCGTGTGCGCGGGAAACTGATTCTCGTCGGCGACCCCCACCAGACCTCCGCCGTCGGCCCCGGCGGACTGCTGCGGTACCTCGCCACGCTCGGCATCACCCGCACCCTCGCCGACGTGCACCGCTTCCACCAGCCGTGGGAAGGGCCTGCCTCACTGCGGCTACGCCACGGCGACATCACCGTCCTGGCCGACTACGACCGACACCACCGCCTCATCGGCGGACACCGCGCCGACCTCGTCGACCAGATGCTCACCCGCTGGCTCGCCGACA
This window harbors:
- a CDS encoding GGDEF domain-containing protein yields the protein MLTASTILLATTTASCIALLMRNTKLRADLATARHEADHDALTGLPNRRALLRHLNTLLADPARPVAVALLDLNRFKEINDEHGHTAGDLVLCQVANTLTALDLSRAKVGRMGGDEFMIITDDGMQTARINAKAAAQALDAATVALGETNFGCYASLGLALADHNEVTAADLLSRADAAMYAAKRRGGGVKEWHPNIGATVTTKRPKQRRRYR
- the mobF gene encoding MobF family relaxase; the protein is MLAITRISPGSGYRYVMEQVAAGRHDLRAPTSDDPTAYYTDPTARGESPGWWAGDGAAVLGVSGWVTERQMRLLIGEGRHPRVGHQLGQRWRTYAPQTDEYRAAAAQRALDLLPPDATVEQRDKAWYDAMTAPERRAVSGYDVTVSPVNSVSLLWAFGDDDVKRDVMAAHHAGVRAVLAHLQRHGAYARAGAGGVRQLDTAGLAAMVFDHRLSRARDPQLHAHIVISAKVLAHTHDADPQWLALDGKALYRAAIGARIAYERAIEAELGNRRGITFAPRPDSEIREIVGISDASLRHYAKRRTAITEHLQHTPNPQQRTSDRGWRARAQHATLRTRRPHKGAESTHEAVRRWLAEDRKAGLDTNGQVDRLLAGHAHDNTADTAARVLRRARRIAGSAAAVDEAVLRAAAAQLRVPRAHWPRVLDAAVRADERLAVARAVHTLSRERAVFSPDHLELAIGRTLGITPGHSPTDDWRRVQQLATTAVTQHAAGLRVLTPPALLQWGPNLRRASDQHSEYTRHRDLHLTTRSVLAAEHHVIAYARRRGARPAPTHAINAAITESNLRGEKTDVLRFIVGDDRRVTGVIGPAGSGKTHLQRAVVAAAARAGVPVLGLTVGQAAANLLADATRRPGGTALRTENIARWLHARQRPPAGTSARDWQFAPGQWVIIDEASQVSSHDLARLTLQLDRVRGKLILVGDPHQTSAVGPGGLLRYLATLGITRTLADVHRFHQPWEGPASLRLRHGDITVLADYDRHHRLIGGHRADLVDQMLTRWLADTTAGRRSLILVDTNDEASDIAHRARAMLIAAGHVQRGPSVRLGDDNIASVGDIIVTRRNDRRIAAGPDYVTNRDQWRINAVARDGQLHVTNVVTGTTTVLPAAYTARHTHLAYAQTVDTVQGQTVDTARALIDDSTSLERVYVMLTRARTLNEAYVVTDDEPREGTPFAPPTAAVAVLADIMRRTAPERSATETEQQLLADVDALHVWTPIYDDLAARARIPEYLAIVRQLRGPAVADRLARDLALPALITRLTTYAAAGHDPRDVLSRVIRGRELDSAEDLAAVLSWRIDRLMQRATADPAVAERPEQWGTYTDRLPANVTGDIGDALRQVAAICDRRTDALGRLAAHDRPAWTAALGDLPTDDAGRQQWLTRAKVVAAYRDTYQYTGEHPIGPEPHTSDISRWNAWHRARLVLGTATLAGQLTTAPDTELTRLITAQQTADRAAPTYVGDDLRAAYRTLTDAEHQRHDLTHQVATTNTAHQQARTQAQRLQPRWWHHGPARTRRLTVQRDVLTYATTAAHQINHLQQQLVRLDHQIAGSTRRATALDGQHATWKRWYDGALPTRYAGLAAAAEQARRAASRNTALADAVAATTARVTAVHDTRPAPQSTPVPAQLREHAHDAQQRIAAEHETEID